The Geoglobus acetivorans genome window below encodes:
- a CDS encoding DNA-directed RNA polymerase subunit D: MKVEFVKADETYAEFILRDTYPAFANAWRRAMKSLVPTLAVDYVDFYMNSSYLYDEILAHRIGLIPLKTNIDRFNLQDQCVCEGEGCPSCQVSLRLNIEGPKVVYSGDFISDDPDTRPVYDNIPVVELYEGQQLMLEAVARLGFGREHAKFQPVSVCTYRNLAKVKVIEEKCTGCGKCFEICPKNVFEEKDGKANVVNEYACSLCRDCIKVCEQDAIEIEETDDFAFKVESVGQMDVKEIARRALTALKSKAEEMIKIVDEL, translated from the coding sequence ATGAAAGTAGAGTTTGTTAAGGCTGATGAAACCTATGCAGAATTCATTCTCAGAGATACCTATCCCGCATTTGCCAACGCCTGGAGAAGGGCAATGAAGAGCCTCGTCCCAACACTGGCCGTGGACTATGTTGACTTCTACATGAACTCATCCTACCTCTACGACGAAATACTCGCTCACAGAATCGGACTCATTCCCCTGAAAACAAACATTGACAGATTCAACCTGCAGGATCAGTGCGTGTGCGAGGGCGAGGGCTGCCCGAGCTGTCAGGTGTCGCTGAGGCTCAACATTGAAGGGCCGAAGGTCGTTTACTCGGGCGACTTCATATCTGACGATCCCGACACCCGACCGGTTTATGACAACATCCCGGTTGTGGAGCTTTATGAAGGACAGCAGCTAATGCTCGAGGCCGTGGCAAGACTCGGGTTTGGAAGAGAGCATGCAAAGTTTCAGCCTGTCTCAGTATGCACATACAGGAATCTTGCAAAGGTTAAGGTTATTGAAGAAAAGTGCACGGGATGCGGTAAATGCTTTGAAATATGTCCGAAGAACGTTTTTGAAGAAAAAGATGGAAAGGCAAATGTTGTTAATGAATACGCCTGCTCACTGTGCAGAGATTGCATAAAAGTCTGTGAACAGGATGCCATTGAAATCGAAGAAACGGATGATTTCGCATTCAAAGTTGAATCTGTTGGACAGATGGATGTTAAGGAAATAGCCAGAAGGGCGCTCACCGCACTCAAGAGCAAGGCAGAAGAGATGATAAAAATCGTTGACGAGCTGTAA
- a CDS encoding 30S ribosomal protein S11, with amino-acid sequence MAEKKKKSVWGIAHIFSSYNNTIITITDITGSETIARISGGMVVKAGRDEANPYTAMQAALRVAEVAKDKGIEGVHIKVRAPGGNKHTTPGPGAQAAIRALARAGLKIGRIEDVTPIPHDGTRPKGGKRGRRV; translated from the coding sequence ATGGCTGAAAAGAAGAAGAAATCGGTCTGGGGTATTGCACACATCTTCTCATCTTACAACAACACGATCATAACAATAACAGACATCACGGGCAGTGAAACAATAGCAAGAATCAGCGGCGGTATGGTTGTGAAGGCAGGAAGAGATGAGGCGAATCCGTATACGGCAATGCAGGCAGCACTCAGGGTTGCTGAAGTTGCAAAGGACAAGGGGATCGAAGGTGTACATATAAAAGTAAGAGCCCCAGGTGGCAACAAGCATACAACCCCGGGGCCCGGCGCACAGGCAGCCATAAGAGCTCTTGCAAGAGCAGGCCTCAAAATTGGAAGAATCGAAGACGTAACTCCAATACCCCACGATGGAACAAGACCCAAAGGCGGTAAGAGGGGTAGAAGGGTTTAA
- a CDS encoding 30S ribosomal protein S4, with the protein MGDPKKARKKYTTPTKPWDRVRLEREMPLVIKYGLRNKRELWRFQNLLRKYRRVARDLLAKVNYPGREGEIAKAKAQQVIKKLHRMGILPENATLDDILNLKVEDFLERRLQTIVYRQGLAKTIKQARQMIVHGHIAVDGRRVTSPSFIVEREMEGKIGYYANSPFTKQQVVEG; encoded by the coding sequence ATGGGAGATCCTAAAAAGGCTAGAAAGAAGTACACCACTCCGACCAAGCCATGGGATAGAGTCAGGCTCGAAAGAGAGATGCCTCTGGTAATCAAATACGGTCTCAGAAACAAGAGAGAACTCTGGAGATTCCAGAACCTCCTCAGAAAGTATAGAAGAGTTGCAAGAGACCTGCTTGCAAAGGTAAACTACCCCGGAAGAGAGGGTGAAATAGCCAAAGCCAAGGCTCAGCAGGTAATCAAGAAACTCCACAGGATGGGTATTCTTCCCGAAAACGCTACCCTCGATGATATCCTGAACCTCAAGGTTGAGGACTTCCTTGAGAGAAGGTTGCAGACGATAGTTTACAGACAGGGGCTCGCAAAGACGATAAAACAGGCAAGACAGATGATAGTACACGGACACATCGCAGTGGATGGAAGAAGAGTAACCTCTCCGAGCTTTATCGTCGAGAGAGAAATGGAAGGTAAGATAGGATATTACGCAAACTCACCGTTTACAAAACAGCAGGTGGTGGAGGGATAA
- a CDS encoding 30S ribosomal protein S13 encodes MEDGFKHIVRIADTDLDGNKPVIHALTGIKGIGLRLSRSIVNQLGVDGMVKLGELDDENLEKLKKFVEEEIESLPTWMLNRRKDYHTGKDLHLLNKDIDFARMLDIERMIRAKAYRGVRHARGHKVRGQRTRSTGRKGATVGVIRRKK; translated from the coding sequence ATGGAGGACGGCTTCAAACACATTGTGAGAATTGCTGATACTGACCTGGATGGGAACAAGCCAGTAATTCACGCTCTTACAGGAATAAAGGGCATAGGGCTGAGATTATCAAGGTCAATAGTAAACCAGCTCGGCGTGGACGGAATGGTTAAACTGGGAGAACTGGACGACGAGAATCTGGAAAAGCTGAAGAAGTTTGTCGAAGAAGAAATAGAGTCCCTTCCTACATGGATGCTGAACAGAAGAAAGGACTATCATACTGGCAAAGACCTTCACCTGCTGAACAAGGATATCGACTTTGCGAGGATGCTTGACATTGAGAGAATGATAAGGGCCAAAGCGTACAGAGGAGTCAGACACGCCAGAGGTCACAAGGTGAGGGGCCAGAGAACAAGGTCTACTGGCAGAAAGGGTGCCACGGTAGGAGTTATTAGAAGGAAGAAATGA
- the dph2 gene encoding diphthamide biosynthesis enzyme Dph2, translating to MTIFDKINFPNIFEKIGNARTVGLQLPDGLKYYVKEISEEFEKRGFETIISGKASYGACDLDTELLKHVDVLVHFGHSRFVDTPNVIYVPYTVNYEINPEKIKKHIPERNIAIIGTLTYAWKFKEVKKILEDAGFQVELKSGRGVEFEGQVLGCNYSCLRESKSDAVLFIGDGMFHATGAGIYSGKKTYAYHPHSDEVIEVETEDFIKKRYILISKAKMSESFGILVSSKPGQFRLNLAKRLKREASRHGLKAEIIVADEITPEIVENFRFDCYVNTACPRIAYDDTRRFGKPIISPQEFEISIGLKDEYVFDFI from the coding sequence TTGACCATATTTGATAAAATCAATTTTCCAAATATTTTTGAAAAAATTGGGAATGCCAGAACAGTTGGACTGCAGCTTCCAGATGGACTGAAATACTATGTCAAAGAAATTTCTGAGGAATTCGAGAAAAGAGGTTTTGAAACGATAATATCTGGAAAAGCCTCATACGGTGCATGTGATCTCGATACCGAGCTTTTAAAGCATGTTGATGTGCTTGTTCACTTTGGCCACAGCAGATTTGTTGATACACCAAACGTTATCTACGTACCCTACACAGTGAACTATGAAATCAACCCTGAAAAGATAAAGAAACACATTCCTGAGAGAAATATTGCCATTATTGGAACGCTAACGTATGCCTGGAAGTTCAAGGAAGTGAAAAAAATTCTCGAGGATGCGGGATTCCAGGTTGAGCTTAAGTCAGGCAGAGGAGTGGAATTTGAAGGTCAGGTTCTCGGCTGCAACTACTCATGCCTCAGAGAGAGCAAAAGCGATGCAGTGCTGTTCATAGGCGACGGAATGTTCCACGCAACAGGGGCAGGGATATACTCTGGAAAAAAGACATACGCCTACCACCCCCACTCTGACGAGGTTATCGAGGTGGAAACAGAAGACTTCATCAAAAAAAGATATATCCTCATATCCAAGGCAAAGATGTCTGAGAGTTTTGGAATACTTGTGTCTTCCAAACCCGGCCAGTTCAGACTGAACCTCGCAAAAAGGTTGAAGAGAGAGGCAAGCAGGCATGGATTGAAGGCAGAAATTATAGTTGCTGATGAGATCACTCCAGAGATCGTCGAAAATTTCAGATTTGATTGCTATGTAAACACTGCATGCCCTAGAATTGCCTATGACGACACCAGAAGATTTGGCAAGCCTATAATATCTCCCCAAGAATTTGAGATATCCATTGGACTGAAAGACGAATACGTGTTCGATTTTATTTGA
- the hpt gene encoding hypoxanthine/guanine phosphoribosyltransferase — MLSKLVKSLENAPVIMKGDYPYFIHPLTDGVPELDPDIVREAVSGIIRIADLDVDKIVTVEAMGIPVAMALSLAVSIPIVVVRKRAYNLPNEIVVDQETGYSKGKLYINGVDRGDRVILVDDVISTGGTALATLKALEKAGAVVKDFVAVVEKGDGANKLREAGYNVKSLVKIEVSSDGVRVIDHI, encoded by the coding sequence ATGCTGAGCAAGCTCGTGAAAAGCCTTGAAAACGCTCCGGTGATAATGAAGGGAGACTACCCGTATTTTATTCATCCCCTCACGGACGGCGTTCCGGAGCTTGACCCGGACATAGTGAGAGAAGCAGTTTCAGGAATAATCCGAATAGCAGACCTTGACGTGGACAAGATCGTCACCGTCGAAGCAATGGGAATACCCGTGGCGATGGCCCTTAGCCTTGCAGTCAGCATTCCAATCGTTGTTGTAAGAAAGAGAGCATACAACCTTCCAAACGAGATTGTGGTCGACCAGGAAACAGGATATTCAAAAGGAAAGCTGTACATCAACGGAGTTGACAGAGGCGACAGAGTTATTCTGGTTGACGACGTGATCTCCACTGGAGGGACTGCGCTTGCAACCCTCAAGGCTCTTGAGAAGGCAGGAGCAGTTGTGAAAGATTTCGTTGCAGTTGTGGAGAAGGGAGACGGAGCAAACAAGCTGAGAGAGGCAGGGTACAACGTTAAAAGCCTCGTGAAGATAGAGGTTAGCAGTGATGGGGTCAGAGTCATTGACCATATTTGA
- the ppsA gene encoding pyruvate, water dikinase, producing the protein MGILWLNEIGKDDVPLAGGKGANLGELLRNEIPVPNGFVVDSRTFIEFMEATGLWYHINDLLRGLDVENTDNLNEISGKIRKLIEEAKIPENIEEEIKKAYRKLCEEEGEEVFVAVRSSATAEDLPEASFAGQQETYLNVRGEDDVVDRVRKCWSSLYTPRAIYYRVQQGFKHEEVSIAVVVQKMVNSEKSGVMFTSHPVTGEKLCIIEAAFGLGEAIVSGSVTPDTYIYDRNAGKLVDVSIGEKKIMITKDESGKTVTVDLPPEKSNERVLSDEEIEELVKYAELIENHYGNPQDVEWGMEKGKVYILQSRAITTIKEGAKEESKVSGDLKVIIKGLGASPGIGIGKVKVIFSEKEINKVEQGDILVTTMTTPDMVPAMKRASAIVTDEGGLTCHAAIVSRELGVPAVVGTKEATKVLKDGMIVTVDGEKGNVYEGAVELKTEEDKPKVLAGGGKIITATEVKVNISIPDGAKRAFETGADGVGLFRIEHMVLGLPKHPMKYIKDGEVEEYVQKLYEGMKVVVDTFYPKPVWIRTIDAPTDEFRAMEGGEDEPIEANPMLGFRGIRRDLIEEEHFRAEIRAIKRLVEEGYTNIGIMLPLITRVDEVRRAKQIIMEEGLPLSKIEFGIMVETPAAALIIEDLVKEGIDFVSFGTNDLTQYTIAVDRNNENVAYLYDETHPAVMKLIEHVIKVCRKHGVKTSICGQAGSYPKVVEKLVRLGIDSVSANPDAVERVRETVARVEKRIMLDRLRDE; encoded by the coding sequence ATGGGTATTCTCTGGCTGAATGAAATCGGAAAAGACGATGTTCCACTTGCCGGTGGAAAGGGTGCGAACCTTGGAGAGCTTCTGAGAAACGAAATTCCGGTTCCAAACGGTTTTGTTGTTGACAGCAGAACGTTCATCGAGTTCATGGAAGCCACGGGGTTATGGTATCACATAAACGACCTGCTGAGGGGTCTTGATGTTGAAAATACCGATAACCTCAACGAGATTTCCGGAAAAATAAGAAAGCTCATCGAGGAGGCAAAAATTCCAGAAAACATTGAAGAAGAAATAAAGAAAGCCTACAGAAAGCTCTGTGAAGAAGAGGGTGAGGAAGTCTTTGTTGCGGTGAGAAGCTCGGCCACCGCAGAAGATCTGCCAGAGGCGAGTTTTGCTGGTCAGCAGGAGACATACCTCAACGTGAGGGGCGAAGATGATGTGGTAGACAGGGTCAGAAAGTGCTGGAGCAGTCTCTACACGCCGAGAGCGATATACTACAGGGTCCAGCAGGGCTTCAAACACGAAGAGGTCAGCATAGCAGTCGTTGTCCAGAAGATGGTGAACAGCGAGAAGAGCGGAGTTATGTTCACCTCACATCCAGTAACCGGAGAAAAGCTGTGCATAATCGAGGCCGCATTTGGTCTCGGTGAGGCAATTGTCAGCGGTTCTGTAACCCCAGACACCTATATTTATGATAGAAATGCAGGAAAGCTCGTAGATGTCTCAATTGGAGAGAAGAAAATTATGATCACAAAAGACGAGAGCGGAAAGACGGTAACGGTTGATCTCCCTCCGGAAAAGTCCAATGAGCGGGTTCTGTCAGATGAAGAGATCGAGGAGCTTGTGAAGTATGCCGAGCTTATAGAAAACCATTATGGCAACCCGCAGGATGTTGAGTGGGGAATGGAGAAGGGTAAGGTGTACATCCTGCAGTCACGTGCCATAACGACCATTAAAGAAGGAGCAAAGGAGGAGAGTAAGGTGAGCGGCGATCTGAAGGTTATTATTAAAGGTCTTGGAGCTTCTCCGGGTATTGGCATCGGAAAGGTGAAGGTCATCTTCAGCGAGAAGGAGATAAACAAGGTCGAGCAGGGCGATATTCTCGTAACAACCATGACCACCCCGGACATGGTTCCGGCGATGAAGAGGGCATCAGCCATTGTCACTGACGAGGGTGGATTGACCTGCCATGCCGCAATTGTCAGCAGAGAGCTTGGAGTGCCAGCGGTTGTAGGAACGAAGGAGGCAACTAAAGTCCTGAAGGACGGAATGATTGTTACTGTGGATGGTGAAAAAGGCAATGTCTATGAAGGCGCCGTTGAGCTTAAAACGGAAGAAGATAAACCTAAAGTTCTGGCCGGAGGCGGAAAAATAATCACTGCCACAGAAGTCAAGGTAAACATCTCCATTCCCGACGGTGCAAAAAGAGCCTTTGAAACCGGGGCAGATGGAGTGGGACTGTTCAGGATAGAACACATGGTTCTCGGCCTGCCCAAACACCCGATGAAATACATAAAAGACGGAGAAGTCGAGGAATACGTCCAGAAACTTTACGAGGGCATGAAAGTCGTCGTTGATACATTCTATCCAAAGCCTGTCTGGATAAGAACAATTGACGCACCGACAGACGAGTTCAGGGCAATGGAGGGTGGAGAAGACGAACCGATCGAAGCAAACCCCATGCTGGGATTCAGAGGGATAAGAAGAGACCTCATAGAGGAGGAGCACTTCAGAGCAGAGATAAGAGCAATAAAGAGGCTCGTTGAGGAGGGCTACACGAACATAGGCATAATGCTCCCGCTGATAACAAGAGTGGATGAAGTGAGGAGGGCCAAGCAGATAATAATGGAAGAGGGGCTCCCGCTGAGCAAAATCGAGTTCGGAATTATGGTGGAAACCCCTGCGGCCGCACTCATAATAGAGGACCTCGTGAAAGAGGGTATTGACTTCGTATCTTTCGGAACAAACGACCTCACCCAGTACACAATAGCCGTGGATAGAAACAACGAAAATGTTGCGTATCTTTATGACGAGACACATCCAGCAGTCATGAAGCTCATAGAGCACGTGATAAAGGTTTGCAGAAAACATGGTGTTAAGACATCGATATGCGGACAGGCAGGAAGCTACCCGAAGGTGGTCGAAAAACTCGTTAGACTGGGAATAGACAGCGTATCTGCCAATCCGGATGCTGTCGAGAGGGTTAGAGAGACTGTCGCGAGGGTAGAAAAGAGGATAATGCTTGACAGATTGAGGGATGAATGA